ACCGCTCTAACTCCGCGACGGTCTCGTTGAGGCGCTGTTCGTAGCGTTTCCGCGCGGTGATGTCGGTCAGGACGACCTGCACGGCGGGGTCGTCCTCGTGAGAGATGGGGACGCACGTAGTTATCGCGTGGCGAGTCGTCCCCTCGGCGGTTCGGAGTTTTATTTCCGTCGAGGAGACTGCCTCCCGCGATTCGAGGACGCTGTGGAGTCGGTCGTCGGTCTCGGCCCTGTCGTCGTCGTGGACGAACTGCAAGACCGACTTACCGACGAGATTCCCCTCGGATTCAAACAACGTGGCCGCCGCGTCGTTGGCGAGGGCGATGCGCGCGTTGGCGTCGCAGGTGAGAATCGCCACGGGCGCGGCCTCCACGAGCCGCCGGTAGCGCTCGCGCTGGTCCTCGATTCTGCGCTCGTACTCGCGGCGCTCGGTCACGTCGCGGACGACGCCGATGCGCTCGTAGTCGCCGTTTTCGAGCGAGAGCAGGGCGAACGTCGCCTCGGCGACGACGGTGTCGCCGTCCGCGGTCCGGAGTTCGGCTTCGAGCGTTGGCGCGTCGCGTTCGCCAGCGACTTGTTCGGCCTCGATATCTCGGGCCGTGGCCGCCACGTCCTCGTTGACGACCTTCGAGACGGGGGCGCCGAGCAGTTCCTCTCGGTCGTAACCCAGCATCTCGGTGTAGGCCTCGTTGACCAGCGTGAACCGGCCCTCCGGGTTCACCGTGTACACGCCGTCGTTGATGGTCTCGATGATGCGCCGGTAGCGACTGAGTTCTCGCTCGGTCTCGACGCGCTCGGAGATGTCCACGAAGTAGACCGAGAGTCCGGTCTCGGAGGGGTAGGCGTTGATTTCGGCCCACAGGTCGAGGGGGTCGTAGTAGAGGTCGAAATTCACCGACGACTGCGAGTCCATCGCCTCGTGGTACTTCTCCCAGATGACACCGTCGGCCATCTCGGGGAACTCGTCCCAGATGCGCTCGCCGAGCAGGTCCTCTTCTGAGCGCTGGAGAATCTCCTCGGCCCGCTCGTTGAGGTGGGTGAACCGCCACTCGTCGTCCAGCGCGTAGAAGGCGTCGGTGATGCGCTCGACCACCTCGTCCCAGCGGTCGGTCTCGCGCTCGGCGTCCCCGTCTGCGTCGATAGTCGCTTGGCCGTCGGCCGGTTCTTCGGCGACCGTCGCCGTGTGTTTGGCTGCTTCTCCGTCGGCCGTCTCTGTGTCGTCGGCCGATTCATCGTCGGCGGCCGACGCGGGCCGCCACCAGATGCGTTCGTCCTCGCCGATACGTTTCGTTTCGAGTTCGCCGCGCGTCGCCAATTCGGTCAGGTGGCGCTCGGCGCTTCGCCGAGGGCAGTCGAGTTCGTCAGCGACTTCGCCGACCGTCAGCGGGGTTCCGGGAGGAAAGTCCTCGAACACTCGATGAGTCTCCTCTAGCGTGACGCTCGGCCCACTCCCCGACGGTCCCATGTATCGACGTTCCACGCGAGACCACTAAATTCTCTCGTGGCAACCGTCATCGGCGTGACTCCCGGATTGCTGGCCGACTTCGCCGCGTTCGTCGTCCTCGCCGGTCGCCAACCCCGGTCCCGACTCCCCGGCGCTCGACCGGGGACTTCGGTAGGCTTACGGCCCGACCGCAAGAATTGCCGTGCATGGTACGCACGCTCGACAGCATCGAGAGTATCGGCGTCGTCGGCGCGGGAACGATGGGAAGCGGTATCGCGCAGGTCGCGGCCCAATCGGGCTACGACGTGGTGATGCGCGACATCAAAGAGGAGTTCGTCCAGAACGGCTTCGACTCCATCGAGAGCAGTCTCGACCGATTCGTGAGCAAGGAGAAAATTGACGAGGAGGAGGCCGAGGCGACCCTCGACCGCATCTCGGGTACCACGGAACTGGCGGCGCTCGCGGACTGCGACCTCGTCATCGAGGCCGCGGTCGAGGACATGGACATCAAGCAGGACATCTTCGAGGACTTGGACGAGGAGATTCCCGAAGACGTGATTCTCGCCACGAACACCTCCACCCTCTCCATCACGACCATCGCCTCGGTGACCGACCGCGAGGACCGAATCGTCGGCCTGCACTTCATGAACCCCGTGCCGGTCATGACGGGCGTCGAAGTCGTCGTCGGCGAGAAGACCGACGAGGAAGTCGCGGCGTTCGCCCACGACCTCGCGGAAGACCTCGGCAAGGAGACGTGGGAGTCTGACGACAAGCCCGGTTTCGTCACCAACCGCATCCTGATGCCGTGGCTGAACGAGGGCATCCGTGCCTACGACGAGGGCGTCGCCACCAAGGAAGACATCGACAAGGGGATGAAACTCGGTACGAACGTCCCGATGGGTCCGCTCGAACTCGCCGACCACATCGGTCTCGACATCTGTCTCGACGCCAGCGAGACACTTCACGAGGAGTTGGGCGACCGGTACAAGCCCGCCTACCTGCTCAAACGCAAGGTTGACGCGGGTGACTTGGGCAAGAAGACGGGACAGGGCTTCTACGAATACTGACGGGCAGAGTCGATACCGTCTTCGCTCAACTCGACCGGCGTCACCAAATCACTCGCCGTCAAAACCGGTCGGTGCGGTCAGTTACGCTCTCGTGAGTTCGCGGATTTCCGAGGCGCTCAGCGCCCGGCGGTAGATTCGGAAGTCGTCTACTCCGCCGTCGTACTCTTTCCAACCGTCGGAGCCGTTGTTTCCGAACATGATCGCAGTCCTGTCCATCCCGGTCAGGTTGTCCGTGTACTCGATGTCGTACTCCCGGTTTCCGTCGATGAACAACTGTAGTCGGTTCCTGCTCTGCTCGTAGACGAACGCGACGTGATGCCACCGCCCGTCGAGTACGTTCGTGGTACTCTGATTCAGCGTGTTGTCGCCCGACGACCAGAGGAAGGCATCGCCGTCGGTGGTACAGAAGGACCCGACCCCGCCACCGTCCTCGGAGGTAATTTTCCAGATGAGGTCATCGTCCCACGTCGATTCCGTCCCGTCGTCGCGCATCCAGTAACAGAACGTGAGCGGTTCGTCGTTCTCTAGCGGGACAAAATCGGCCGAAACGAACCCCGGCCAAGCCGCCGCGTTCGACCCCTGCTGTCCGTCGGTGTACTGCACACCGCTCCCGGACAAGTCGAACTCCCCGGTGGAGTCGTCCAGATTCCCTTCGAACTCGTACCGAACTAAGAGCGCTTCGTCTTCAGAAGAAGACGTAGTAGCCGTCGTAGTCGGTGTCGAAGTAGTCGTGTCGGTCGGCGTGGTGGTCGTCGTTTCGGTCGCCGTGGTCGTCGCGGTAGTGGTCGTCGCGGTCGTCTCGGTGGTGGTCGTAGCGGTCGTCTCGGTGGTGGTCGTAGCGGTCGTCTCGGTGGTAGTTGTCTCAGTAGGCGTTACAACAGTGGTTTCCGTTGTATCGGTCGTCTTTGTCGTGGAGCGTGTCGTCGTCTCGGTCTCCACTTGAGACGGCCGCGGAGTCGCCGTCTCCGGCGGTGTCGTCGTTCGGGTCGGAGATTCGGAATCGTCCGACTCGCCGACTTCGACATTCACCGACGGAATATCAACTGTGCATCCCGACAGCGTTGTGAGAATACCGACGCTAGATATCGAACCCACTCGTCGCAAGAACCGTCTCCGTTCTCGGTCGGCCATTGTATCTGATTTGCTACACGCGGGTTATTTACTTCTTTTGGTAATTTCTATCCGCAGATGGGCGCTCATTCTAAAGAATTAAATCCATATAGATAGAAAATTTAAATTATCGGTCTCGGACTCGATGTCGGACGAGCCACTGGAACGGCGACCGATTACCGACGCACGAACAGTCTACTGTGTCCGGCGTTCACGACGGCGAGAACGGCTCGTCTTCCAACTGCGACCGCAGTTCGCCGATTCGCTCGCGCTCGACGTTCCCGGACTTGAACAGTTGAATCAGGCCCATGACTTCGGCGCGCGAGACTTTCACGCCGCCCTCCTCGACCACGTCCTCGGGGCGCTCCAACAATTCCCGACTCGTTCCGACCGCGAGCAGGAAGGGGATGGCCCACGCTTCGAGGGTGTTGCCCTGCGACTCGGGGAGCGCTTCGAGGTAGCGCTGGGCGTCGTCCATGTACCCTCGCGCGTGGCGAGTCACGCGCTGGATGACCCCGGCGACCGCGGTGTGGTTCTCCGGGTCGGTGACGTTCGCGGGGCTGACGCCGTGTTCGCGGAGCCACGCGGCAGGGAGGTAGACGTTGTTCTCCTCGCGGAAGTCGTCAGACACGTCCTTGGCGACGTTGATCAGTTGGAGCACCAGCGCGAATCCGCGGGCGTTGGCCCGCATGACCTCCGCGCGCCGGTCGTCCACGTCTTGGGCGAGTAGGTTGGTGATGAGTTCGCCGACCGTTCCGGCGGCGTACCAACAGTATTCCTCCAACTCGTCGATGGTGCCGATTCGGAGGCCGCCGTCGTCGGCGTAGCGGTCCACGAACTCGGCCATCCCGGTGACGAGTTCGCTGACCGGCGGGTAGATGGCCGACTGGGCGTCCTCGCCGAGCGACCGGAAGGTGGCGACGACGCGGGGCGACCGGGCGACCACGGTCCAGTCGGCCTCGTCGCCGACTTCCTCGGCGTCCACCTCGTCGGCGTTTTCCGGGAGCCACGGCTCGACTTCGCGCCGGAACTCCTCGATGTCGGTCGCGTCCTCGGGGTCGAGCGAGCGGTCGTAGAGCGTGAGTAAATGCGACTGCTCTTCGGGAGGGATATGACCGGCGTCCTCGACCGTATCGGCGACGCGACAGAGCAAGTACCCGACGCAGATGTAGGAGGCCATCGGCTCCTCCAGCACGTCGATAGTGATGGCGAACGTTCTCGAAACGCCCTGCACGGCGTCGAAACACCACTCGATGTTCTCGTCCGCAGAGCGTTCGGTGGGCGGCTCCGTGTCCATTGACTTTTGGGTTCTAAGAACGCGAGATTGAAAAGCTTGAGCAAATGCCTTAGGATTTACCATCGCTTCGGCGCGACGCCGAGAGGCGTCGCTGACGACCGGAAAATCGGGCGACCCAACGCTTATTCTCGCTCGTCACGTCGGTCGAACCGTGATTCCGACCCCGAAAGACGCCGCGAACGTGCTGGTCGGCAAGCCCCTCGACGTGCAGACGAACAAGCTGAACGTCGCGTCGTTCGTCGCGCAGGCCGCGCTCGCGCTCCGGAACGGCAAGCCCAAGCGAGCCTTCGTCCTGATCGGGGCGGCCAGCGTCGCGCCGAAACACCCCGCGGCGGCGTGGCTGTTGCAGGGCGCGATTACGGCCGACGACATTCGGCGGAAGCTGTTCTGACCACCACGTCTCAGCTGGGACTTCCCACTCCGAAGGGAAAGCTAAAGGTCGGCGTAGTCGCAACTTTTAGGCATGGACTTCAGCCTCTCCGCCGAGCAGTCCCAGATACGCGACATGGTCGCGGAGTTCACCGACGAGGAAATCAAACCTCGCGCCGACGAAATCGACAAAAACGACGAGTTCCCGCAGGACCTCGTGGACGAGATGGCCGAGTTGGGCCTGATGGGGATGCCGTTCCCCGAGGAGTACGGCGGGGCGGGTCTCGACTACCACTCCTACGCCATCGGTCTCGAAGAGATTTCGCGCGGGTCGGGCGGTCTGGGCACCGTCGTCGCGGCCCACACCAGCCTCGCGGGCAACATGCTCTACGAGTTCGGCGACGAAGAGCAGAAACAGGAGTACCTCACCCCGCTCAACCGCGGTGAGGACATCGGCGCGTTCGCGCTCTCGGAGGCCGGTGCTGGCTCGGACGTGCCCGCGATGGACACCACCGCGGAGTACGACGCCGACGCGGGCGAGTACGTCGTCAACGGCGGTAAGCTCTGGATTTCCAACGGCTCGGTCGCCGACACCGTGACGCTGTTCGCCAAGACCGACCCCGAGGCGGGCAACAAGGGCATCTCGTCGTTCATCGTCCGACCGGAGGAGGACGACGGCTTCCACGTCGAGGGCACCGAGGATAAACTCGGCGACAAGGGCTGTCCGACCGCCGAACTGCGCTTCGACGACATGCGAATCCCGGAAGACCGCCTGCTGGCCGAGGAGGGCCGCGGATTCGTCCACGCGCTCAAGACGCTCAACGGTGGCCGCATCACCATCGCGGCGCGGTCCATCGGCATCGCGCGCGCCGCGCTCGAAGACGCCCTCGACTACTCGCAGGACCGCGAGCAGTTCGACCAACCCATCTCGGAGTTCCAGACCATCCAGCACAAACTGGCCGACATGGACACCAAGGTGCAGTCCGCGAAGATGCTGATGCACCGCGCGGCCGACCGCAAGATTCGCGGCGAGGACTACATCAAGCAGGCCGCCCAAGCGAAGCTCTACGCCTCGGAAATCTCCCGCGAGGTCGCCAACGAGGGCATCCAGATTCACGGCGGCTACGGCTACACGAAGGACTTCCCGGCCGAACGCTACTACCGAGATTCGAAGCTCAACGAAATCTACGAGGGGACCAGCGAGGTCCTGCGGAACACGATTGCGAACGAGCTTTTGGACTGACTACTCCGCCATCTTCTCGGCCATCCACTCGAAGTGGTCTTCGACGCGCCTCTCACCGGCGTCGGTCAGCGCGTAGGCCTCGTGGATGCCCTCCGTCCGTTTCTCCACGAATCCGTTCTCTTCGAGCGACCGCAGCGCGGCGTAGAACGACTGGGAGTCGATGTGGGTGTCGTAATGGGCTTCGATGCGCGTCTTCAGACTTTGGCCACGGAGTTCATCGGCGTCGTACAGCAGGGCACAGAGGTCGCGGCGTCGCCCGCTCTGGAGCCATCTGGTCATGGTCGAGCAAACCGGCCGAGCGACTACGACGTTTGCGCTTCGGGCGCGGAAAAAGAATCGCATCGCCGACGCTCGGACTCTCAGGTGTTCTTCATCATGTCGCGCGCGTCGTCCTCCGACACGGACATGTCGTGTTGGGACCGGGCGTGAATCTGGACGAAATCGACCAACTCTTCTTCGTTCTCCCCGGTGATCTCGAACTCGCAGTCCATTCCGTGCTCTCGGCAGGCCATGTGCTTTGACATCTGTTAGCAACCCCGGCAGAGGTGCAACGGCCGAATGCATAAATCTACGGTGGTCGCGGCGGGGAGCGCCGGACCGGACGCACCCGCCGGGTCGGTCACTCCCGAGCGATGAACCGGTACCTTCGACTGTCGCCGGTCCTAATTGCCGGGCATGACCGAGGAGGAATCCACTCCCGACGACGCTACTCCCGGCGACGACACCCCCGCCGAGACCGCCGAAACCACCGAGAACGGCATCACCGCGCGCTACCGCGAGACCGCCGACGAGCGCGTGCTTGAGTTCGAGAGCGACCGCGCGACCGCCGCCGTCGCGCAGAACGTCGAGGGTTACGCCATGCTGAAAGTCCGGCCGAGCGCCGACGGCGACGAACTCGAACGCTACTACGGGTTCGACATGGCGCTGGACCACGCCGCGGAACTGCTCGGCGTCTCGCCCCACGACCTGCCGGTGCCCGAGGACGCGCAGGATATGGGGATGTGACTCGATAGTTGGTGGACGTACGTCAGTAAGAGCGGAACCGAAACAGCGAGGCGCTAGCTTCAGGCTTGAACAACTCATACCGGACCGGACGGAGGACAACATCTATCCCACGCGCGGCCCCAGTTGGCGCTATGACCGAGTACACCACGGTCTCGATTCCGAAGGACCTCGCCGACCGCGTGGACGAGACCATCGAGGGGACCAGTTTCTCCAGCACGAGCGACCTCGTGCGATTTCTGCTCCGGAGCATCGTCATCCAGCACCAGAAGGAGGGCGAACTGACGGAGGCGGAGTTCGAGGAAATCACCGGACAACTTCGAGAACTGGGTTATCTGGAGTAGCTACGACAGCGACTCGGTCGGCGGGTGGGCGTCCACGACCTCCAGCGGTTGCTGGCGGCCCGACCGGTCGAACGCCGCGAGCGACGACTCCTCCCACGGCGGCACCGCGACCAGAATCGCCTCGTGGAGGTCGTCGGTCTTGTTCACTTCGAGATTCCCCCGCGGGTGAGAGATAAATCGGCCCTGCGTCTGTCCGGCCGGAACCGATAGGTCCACGCCGAACACCGCCGTAATCGACTTTCCGGCGTCGGGCGGGTAGAAGTGCGTGAACACCGGCGCGTCCGGTGGAAGGTCGTCGGTACTCTCCAGTTCGGCGGCGGGGGTGACGGCGATAGAGACGGTCAGTTCCTCGGGTTCGGCGTCCGCCGCGAAGTCGAGGAGTACGTCTATCAGTCCCCGAGTTACGTAGACCACACCTCCTTTTTCGGCCGTCCGCGTATAACGATACTGCCCCAGTCGTCGCCGGAGTCGTCGGTTCGTGTGGCTGGGGTCGAAACCGTGCGATTCCTCCCGACATGATTTGAATCGGATACGTATCTGTGCCGAAAAATATAGAATACCTTATGATGACATAGCTATTACCATTTATTGCAATGTCAGAAACCGACGTTACCACGTACCTCGCAGAGAATCCCCGAAAGATGGGCGTCCTGTTCACCATGCTACTCCTGCTCACGCAGGCCGGAAACGCCGCCGCCGGAATGGCACCGGCGTGTTACGGCCCGTAACTCAGAGTTCGCCTACGTCCAGCGCGCTACTCCACGT
This genomic stretch from Halorussus pelagicus harbors:
- a CDS encoding PadR family transcriptional regulator: MTRWLQSGRRRDLCALLYDADELRGQSLKTRIEAHYDTHIDSQSFYAALRSLEENGFVEKRTEGIHEAYALTDAGERRVEDHFEWMAEKMAE
- a CDS encoding PAS domain S-box protein encodes the protein MGPSGSGPSVTLEETHRVFEDFPPGTPLTVGEVADELDCPRRSAERHLTELATRGELETKRIGEDERIWWRPASAADDESADDTETADGEAAKHTATVAEEPADGQATIDADGDAERETDRWDEVVERITDAFYALDDEWRFTHLNERAEEILQRSEEDLLGERIWDEFPEMADGVIWEKYHEAMDSQSSVNFDLYYDPLDLWAEINAYPSETGLSVYFVDISERVETERELSRYRRIIETINDGVYTVNPEGRFTLVNEAYTEMLGYDREELLGAPVSKVVNEDVAATARDIEAEQVAGERDAPTLEAELRTADGDTVVAEATFALLSLENGDYERIGVVRDVTERREYERRIEDQRERYRRLVEAAPVAILTCDANARIALANDAAATLFESEGNLVGKSVLQFVHDDDRAETDDRLHSVLESREAVSSTEIKLRTAEGTTRHAITTCVPISHEDDPAVQVVLTDITARKRYEQRLNETVAELERSNERLDRFASMLAHELRNPLNVAQLYVRRIASEDANAVRQVADALDRIEEMIDVLLVLAKGRDVAECQQTVALDEVATEAWNRLDIERAMLDVNLARSVRGDRNPIQHLFENLFRNALEHAGDDVTVRVGGFEGGFFVADDGPGIPETERESVFDAGHSSADGLGLGLTYVKRLAETYDWDCAVTESESGGARFEFTGVEFADGD
- a CDS encoding ribbon-helix-helix domain-containing protein, which encodes MTEYTTVSIPKDLADRVDETIEGTSFSSTSDLVRFLLRSIVIQHQKEGELTEAEFEEITGQLRELGYLE
- a CDS encoding MPN domain-containing protein — its product is MVYVTRGLIDVLLDFAADAEPEELTVSIAVTPAAELESTDDLPPDAPVFTHFYPPDAGKSITAVFGVDLSVPAGQTQGRFISHPRGNLEVNKTDDLHEAILVAVPPWEESSLAAFDRSGRQQPLEVVDAHPPTESLS
- a CDS encoding DUF7503 family protein, with the translated sequence MSETDVTTYLAENPRKMGVLFTMLLLLTQAGNAAAGMAPACYGP
- a CDS encoding phytoene/squalene synthase family protein; translated protein: MDTEPPTERSADENIEWCFDAVQGVSRTFAITIDVLEEPMASYICVGYLLCRVADTVEDAGHIPPEEQSHLLTLYDRSLDPEDATDIEEFRREVEPWLPENADEVDAEEVGDEADWTVVARSPRVVATFRSLGEDAQSAIYPPVSELVTGMAEFVDRYADDGGLRIGTIDELEEYCWYAAGTVGELITNLLAQDVDDRRAEVMRANARGFALVLQLINVAKDVSDDFREENNVYLPAAWLREHGVSPANVTDPENHTAVAGVIQRVTRHARGYMDDAQRYLEALPESQGNTLEAWAIPFLLAVGTSRELLERPEDVVEEGGVKVSRAEVMGLIQLFKSGNVERERIGELRSQLEDEPFSPS
- a CDS encoding 3-hydroxyacyl-CoA dehydrogenase family protein, producing the protein MVRTLDSIESIGVVGAGTMGSGIAQVAAQSGYDVVMRDIKEEFVQNGFDSIESSLDRFVSKEKIDEEEAEATLDRISGTTELAALADCDLVIEAAVEDMDIKQDIFEDLDEEIPEDVILATNTSTLSITTIASVTDREDRIVGLHFMNPVPVMTGVEVVVGEKTDEEVAAFAHDLAEDLGKETWESDDKPGFVTNRILMPWLNEGIRAYDEGVATKEDIDKGMKLGTNVPMGPLELADHIGLDICLDASETLHEELGDRYKPAYLLKRKVDAGDLGKKTGQGFYEY
- a CDS encoding DUF7111 family protein — translated: MTEEESTPDDATPGDDTPAETAETTENGITARYRETADERVLEFESDRATAAVAQNVEGYAMLKVRPSADGDELERYYGFDMALDHAAELLGVSPHDLPVPEDAQDMGM
- a CDS encoding acyl-CoA dehydrogenase, giving the protein MDFSLSAEQSQIRDMVAEFTDEEIKPRADEIDKNDEFPQDLVDEMAELGLMGMPFPEEYGGAGLDYHSYAIGLEEISRGSGGLGTVVAAHTSLAGNMLYEFGDEEQKQEYLTPLNRGEDIGAFALSEAGAGSDVPAMDTTAEYDADAGEYVVNGGKLWISNGSVADTVTLFAKTDPEAGNKGISSFIVRPEEDDGFHVEGTEDKLGDKGCPTAELRFDDMRIPEDRLLAEEGRGFVHALKTLNGGRITIAARSIGIARAALEDALDYSQDREQFDQPISEFQTIQHKLADMDTKVQSAKMLMHRAADRKIRGEDYIKQAAQAKLYASEISREVANEGIQIHGGYGYTKDFPAERYYRDSKLNEIYEGTSEVLRNTIANELLD
- a CDS encoding DUF1059 domain-containing protein; the encoded protein is MDCEFEITGENEEELVDFVQIHARSQHDMSVSEDDARDMMKNT
- a CDS encoding LamG domain-containing protein, which produces MSGSGVQYTDGQQGSNAAAWPGFVSADFVPLENDEPLTFCYWMRDDGTESTWDDDLIWKITSEDGGGVGSFCTTDGDAFLWSSGDNTLNQSTTNVLDGRWHHVAFVYEQSRNRLQLFIDGNREYDIEYTDNLTGMDRTAIMFGNNGSDGWKEYDGGVDDFRIYRRALSASEIRELTRA